A genomic window from Salvelinus namaycush isolate Seneca chromosome 5, SaNama_1.0, whole genome shotgun sequence includes:
- the LOC120047131 gene encoding uncharacterized protein C1orf232 — protein MNPIWKVYKSKVLKTLNPDLEEYTEEEVNNAEIDMSPVQEDEGPNAVSQLAKRMQGAGAKGWNRMSTLFNKEDEHQLLEETESPPVPDHPLAVMPEEPQRPARPSGFWGSFATNWKQMAASKQAEAAANETGTMEEGQEAVGEGGGEGGGESYQGENTEGEQSQDEGGGSNTSFSKYAMLGGGSENTPFKWNFVTGKLAELKTKSMSGQQD, from the exons ATGAATCCCATATGGAAAGTGTACAAGAGCAAAGTGCTGAAGACCCTGAACCCGGACCTAGAGGAGTACACGGAGGAAGAG GTAAATAATGCAGAGATTGACATGAGCCCTGTCCAGGAGGATGAGGGGCCCAATGCAGTGTCTCAGCTGGCCAAGAga atgcaGGGTGCTGGGGCTAAAGGCTGGAACAGGATGTCAACACTCTTCAACAAAGAGGATGAGCACCAGCTATTGGAGGAGACTGAGAGTCCGCCTGTCCCAGACCA TCCACTAGCAGTGATGCCTGAGGAGCCGCAGAGACCGGCCAGACCCTCAGGATTCTGGGGTAGCTTCGCCACCAACTGGAAACAAATGGCCGCCTCGAAACAGGCTGAAGCCGCAGCAAACGAGACAGGCACGATGGAGGAGGGTCAGGAGGCGGTAGGCGAGGGAGGtggtgagggagggggggagagttaCCAGGGGGAGAACACGGAGGGAGAGCAGAGTCAAGATGAAGGAGGAGGGAGCAACACCAGCTTCTCCAAATACGCCATGCTGGGAGGAGGGAGCGAGAACACGCCCTTCAAGTGGAACTTTGTCACAGGCAAGCTGGCTGAGTTGAAGACCAAGAGCATGTCTGGCCAGCAAGACTAA